The window TAAGACAAGAAAACGAAGAAGGAAAAGCTTTAGAGAATCGGAAAAAAGGGATGAAGTATTTATAAGAAGACACGACTATTGAGGTCATTATGAAGGGTCATAATGGAACCGTCCCTTCATGACTGATGCGGTTGCAGGAAAACTCTGAAAGAAGCTGAAGAATAGAAAGACCAGTTGATAAAAGCCGCGTGGCATGATCATTAAAATGAAAAGTGATGAGTGTCACATCGGTTCAGAAAAGGGTAATATTCAAGAAAGtggagggactatctgtattggtagTGAAAAAGAGCTATACGTTAAATATTAGACTGCTGACATGGCATAACGCGTGGAACAATGATACAGTGACACGTGGCAATCTTATTTGATGGAAAAAGAAAAGGCGCGAGGAGAGATACCCACGAGAAGGTACCAGGCTTAACAACTGGCAAAGAATGAATAAATAGTAGAAAAAGGAAAGATACATGGACCGCAAATAAATAAGGAAGGAGAATCGTAATAGATGTAAGACATTTATAGCAATAAATGCATCGGTTATGAGAATCCAAAATAATGGGCAATCAACATCATTAATGCCCATAATTAACCCAAATTATGGGGAAAACCCGTTGCtattatatattcatatataaggGCGCAAAATTCTATTTGTAAGGACACATCTAAGACAATATTGAAATATACACTTTATTTTTCTGCTTTCTCGAAATTTTCTGCTTTGATCTTGCAAttaattatttccttatttattcttGTTATTTTCCTTTGATACTGTTGAGAAAGTGAAGCTAAATGTGTTTATCGGTAACCcattttcttctaaaattagaCTTTGACCGAAAGATATATAATTTGGTTAAACAATGTGGTAAACAATGGCAACTCATGAGTGTCTAGAAAAGTAGGGTTAAAGACATAATCGGTTTCCATTGTCGGTACAATTTCTTGGGGTAACTTGGTGGAGTCATCAAAAAGTTGATCTGATCTTGTCATTATAGAAAAGGCCAAGGCTTTAAGCCAATTGTTACCTGTTTTTGGAAAACTTCAAAGGAAAATATCTGAAGATTCTGCCTTGAACACCTCTGATAAAAATGTAATTCCTTCTAGGAGGATAAAAGGAAACTAAAAACAATGGTATTGGCAGAGTTCATAAGGAGGATAGGGAGTTTCTCGTTTAGGGAGGGTTGATATTATCTCTTTGTATTTTATGATTATTTCCTTGAAATTTCCTAATCCATAATTGGCAGTTAAGCGACTAGCTTTGGAATGGGAAAATGATTTCATTTTCTGGAATGGGCGAAATGGAAGTATCTAAAATTAGAACCTGATATTTTAGGAGACAGCTTCTCCATTTATATAGAGGAAGAATTTGTGTAAATTGCAATTTGCAATTGACGTTCAAGTCCCATCCACAACTTTAATAACACAAGATTATTTCTGATAATTTATCAGATTTGAAATGGTAAACAGAAAAATGATTGTATGTAAGTCTTGTCATAATAGAAGGGATTTACCTTTAATTAATCGATACAAAATTTTGCTGAAGCTCAATTACACGGAAAAAATGACTATGGATCTAAGTATACAATTCAATGCACCAATTATGCACAAAGGTAGAAGGAATTGTTGAAATGTGTATGgttttaaaaatagaaaagaaagagtagTATCATGATACAGATTAGAAAGTCAAGCAGTAGAAGTAGCAATGTACATTAGAAGTCAATGTCCATCTAACAGTggcaatttttttttacataatttaAATATAAGCCTAGTATTCAAAATCAATTTAATTCTCATCCTAGTCCGGCATTACATGTTTAATTCTCAAAAGTTATTCAAACTAATATAAATAATTTGAATCATAATCAAGATTGTGCAAGAATAATTTTGACGGATTTTGAATCTTTGTGCGTTTAGGTTCCTTTTTAGTTATGTTGCTCTTCACTTGGTAAAAATCATTGAGAAGATCATCTAAGCCGATTACCTTTTTCCCATAGTATACAAagttgaaataaaaagaaaatataaaagtcTTACCGATTGCCTCATGAGTCAACTCTTATTGCACTTCCAACTACTTTGGTTACAAATTTTAACTGGACAACCCATCTCTTGATTTCCTAATGTGATTTAGAAAGTAAACGGTGGCAACTTTTGGTGGTAACAACGTTACAAACAGATTATGAAGTGTTGGTaatctttttttaattaaataggatATTTAATTGAATAGAAATGGTCTCTTGATTTTGAAATGCGAAGGAACACGTTTGAAAAGTTATTTTTGCTATTATGAAGGACCACAACCGGCCTTCAATTCAAGGCatcgttttttttttaaaaaaaaataataaatagttcTATTCTAATGGCcagataattttttaaaaaaattagttaCTAATAAAAAGACACAACTATTTAGAAAAGGCacaatatatattaatatttttaaataatattctaattataagtataaatataaatatatattattagAAGGGTAATTTGGTAATTTAACTTTTTAACTGTGGACTtcccacttttaatatagtatagatagataaaaTGTCTTCTTATTTCAACCTTCCGTATCTTTTTACGTGATAGGTCCATATGCTAATGCCAACTACATGCTTAATTATGGGAGGTTTTATTGAAGCCTAAATAATTAAtcgttctaatttatgtgaacatgtttgactgggcatagagtttaagaaaaaatgaaggcttttggaatttgtgatcctaaacaagtcaaaaaggggccacgagtatttatgtggttataaaagtttctcattaatgGTAGAATGGTAAGTCTATGCTagattattttcaaattttaaaagggGTCATTCTAATTGGAacgaactaaaaaggaaatagattcacGTAAAATGGAACGGAGGAAGTATATAATTGTGCAATAGTGTTCACGAAACAGATTGGCAAGGACCCATGTGAACCTCCCATAATTGAGCACATTAGCATATAGAAGCTGTCTATATCACGTaaaaagatatgaaaatattACGTTTGGCTTTAACTAAAATCAATTATACAGTAGCTGCTtaattaatgaatataaaatagaagaaaaaattcaATAGAGGATCACCTTTTATCTTTCCGACTTTAAATTAAGTGGTAATCCAGATCGAAATATCAGTTCGCAGCAGCAAAAACTATCGACCAACCTTAATTGCTCCGGGCGTCCATTTTACTTGGACACTTGCAAAAGCTGGTTTTTTGTGCAGTAATACTCGAGAACCAATCTAAATGGAATACAAACGAAAATAGGAGTAAGAGACGGGCAGATCTACCTTAGCCCAAACGGTATCATGTGAAATTGCTTGCAACGCTGGCTTTATGGTAAAAAAAGTAAGACACTTGCCCCATTTTTTAGCAATATTATTGAGTGTTTTTAGTAGGAAAGATAATTTTATTACATGATGAATAAACCATCAAATCAGAATAATTATTATGGGATGTATGAATAGTTGTAAAttttttacactctttcttaTTTTACCCAAGTCACAAGCTTTCTTTTCCCTCCTCTCGTATGATTATatactttctcttttatttctttcttatttttttttctccaagagtttaaaagttcaattcaaaaGTTTTTGTGGTAAATATTTGAGATTATTAGATGAcgagaatttaaaaaaataatgtcATAACCTTGAATATTTCTTAAGATATAATAGTAACTCTAATATTGATGAATtaaacttatttttaaaattaaagtgTTATGGAAAATAATAAGCAGAAAATAACTCGACATAAGCATTTTTCTTTTATGTCTTACAGAGAAGCTATCTTGGAAAATCTACCTTCCTCAAAAAATTTGTTATTATGTGAGATATTTAACTCTTACAGCGAGTTGACTGAATATTTAGCGTAaccacatttcacaatttcatgATAAAGAATTGAAAATCAAAACAATATGTCCCAAATATAGTATTTTATTGCAAACCAGTACTAAACTGCACACACCAATGACACaagagaatcaaagaagaaaaattaaggaAATACAGAAACGATAATACCAAAAGCAATCTTCTTAATTCACTACTCCCTTAATCTTTTGCATTGTTCTTGCACTCATTTGTTGAAACAGGGATCCATGTAAAGCCCAAAGATTGGAATTTTTCGTGCGTTATGTGGTCAACTGATTTTGCCATATCCTCAGTCAAAAGATTCTTCCAATCTCCTATTTCTCCTTTTCGAAAAAACGCACTGTTCTTGACTCTAAAAGTATTTGGGTGAATCCAGCCGCTCTTATTCACCTCTAAATTGCTCAAACTTTCAAAATGACAGCGTGCCACTATTTTTTCAGCTACCCCTTGATTCTCTTCCTCTGTAGAGAATGGTTTACCCATGAATTCCGCCAATTTCTTTACATAGCACAACGTGTTGCTCTTCAAGTCTTCATACTTTAAGAAGAACACTCTCTCTGGTCTATCTACACTACTTGCTATCCAGTAATCCAAAACATGGTTCCAGTACGGTCCACATGACGATTTGCCTTCACAAAACCACTTGAATTCCTGTTCGAATGGAACAACCTCTGCTTTGAATGCATCGGCGCTTTCTTTAACCTTTTGCATGTAATGCCACCAAGAAACAAAAGTGTCTTTTGGTTCCCTACATATGTAAATGATTTTGCAATCAGATTCTAATATAGATGGTGGTAAGCAAGTATAAGGGAGATGTGTAGCCAACAACGGGAACTCTGTTTCTACTAAAGTAGGATTCGTGAAACTGTCAACTTCAACAGTCGGCACGCACTCGTGGGGTTGCTTGGTTAGCAAAGGATTTGTGGAATCATCATCAGAAAAACGATCTCTGGTTATAATGGAAAAGGTCAAGGCTTTAAGCCAAGTGGTACCTGTTTTTGGATAACTGCAGAGGAAAATATCAGAGGGTTGAGCCTTGAAGTTTTCTTGCATGGATAAAGTTTGTCTTAAGTAGCGAAAAGGGAACCAGAAGCCTTTATATTGATAGTGATCACGACAAGGATAGAGGGTTTCTCGTTTGGTAAGGGTTGATATTATCTCTTCGAATTTCATGCTCATCATTTTCTCGGAATTTTCTGATCCATAATTGGCTGATAAGCGACTAGCTTTGGAAGAGAAAGAGGAGCTCATTTTTTGGTCAAAGAAGTAATTCAAGAATTTAAAACTTTGATCCTGATTGTAGACAACTTCTCCATTGACATATATATACTAGAAGAGATTTTTCATAAATTGCAAATAAGCCCTATTTCATTTGAGTTTTAAGGTAAGCTGAATCAATTTACCTTTTTGGCATTTGAACTCTGTTTCTAATTTATTGGCGAAAAAAAGGGTTGGTTGCTAGGTTACTGCTCCAATAATATGTAGTTGACTATCATTTAAATACACTCTTGTGAT of the Nicotiana tabacum cultivar K326 chromosome 7, ASM71507v2, whole genome shotgun sequence genome contains:
- the LOC107775088 gene encoding flavonol sulfotransferase-like produces the protein MSSSFSSKASRLSANYGSENSEKMMSMKFEEIISTLTKRETLYPCRDHYQYKGFWFPFRYLRQTLSMQENFKAQPSDIFLCSYPKTGTTWLKALTFSIITRDRFSDDDSTNPLLTKQPHECVPTVEVDSFTNPTLVETEFPLLATHLPYTCLPPSILESDCKIIYICREPKDTFVSWWHYMQKVKESADAFKAEVVPFEQEFKWFCEGKSSCGPYWNHVLDYWIASSVDRPERVFFLKYEDLKSNTLCYVKKLAEFMGKPFSTEEENQGVAEKIVARCHFESLSNLEVNKSGWIHPNTFRVKNSAFFRKGEIGDWKNLLTEDMAKSVDHITHEKFQSLGFTWIPVSTNECKNNAKD